The Drosophila biarmipes strain raj3 chromosome 2L, RU_DBia_V1.1, whole genome shotgun sequence genome has a window encoding:
- the LOC108029103 gene encoding uncharacterized protein LOC108029103 isoform X2 gives MDTGSTPPHPISSAGAALVSIKWSPICRATSAKGTCCSSSSNSSSNTPTCSSWPVTISICSSSSTRHVEPTSWARAASGPRWASDCSGACPSSSSTATAAMAKCTAAGTAPTNWAVTRATNHLLQPHGSQLRLRGRAHWSPKTSPHTLHRAAASHFSLLTRRYKGTDRQLHSIEQRPRRERFFGCLSRRGQTQSGGFLGGCVGRRVPSDENLAAYAPFEKYPRYQNNYTDTHELESSYFRRQPASILSTGKSGEADLGGRYTWIGQQQVPQVTNNNADYPSDHRATCCTAPLESFYQDVLLRNYYVELCAPPNPTPPTSHTNQIANLNVCSYHCPTYATMPTTYHQHHHQQQGGNVRTKHVSFARSHTLTSFDNVNAGFRSSGRLKTARSQERLIGGKKPIIATGSMYETLQPPLQGQQAQQSSTLPKTWLPPPVQLQPCQHHHAPIHLHQNIPDNMVGLIIPQPLPLALPLPSPEVLIVEKKFRNAMKTQATQTDAAARRQGQVGYNTQVLALSPRPPHRIKVVSQGAQTNGLQNGKKLTKSLSEIPNGKEMPSHHYQQGSIYPHEMIYRTQSQDVTPLQTLSDAQNNIMYYKPPPPLLDAHSYGLGMEHLSRTRPSPSEQNVEYVNVNAAAVALNESFDYESNSLPRRACTSHTDFYSNSLPRRQDVCKHVTECSELMADSVPLDFSQSHLLPPPSEYCKNDDDVEVEEYYDEEEDHPHETESYSSEVCMEQAAQHRRMSMLPQMIDSPFRRDDLRRQSMPVYGQTEKLIDGFGPRSSFRRRDKVSCFPDEPQPEPRDEQEIFIDFKPHVSPKPSPKLQLKHRKQHKAEIAMRKMQQQRMAQAAALTLPKLKPQPVEVEVRKVELEPSDEEEDEEEPSEAEEEPDEEEIDEDEQKLETDHQEDEEPLYENITPCGCRVDPQPDLDQDIQDKRSQFRKRSVSLDDDYEAKTSGTPTPGLRLPSTPASPCRDELLANVSTYPSSDSLANDNTRDHSDGIWNESQVTVLTAEQRDISDGSYSSNLLLTPSSKRKNLLLQHQQRSSVDTDALDFEEQSPTYGLQTLPKIIKTPTPTASRPASTQPMMPPPAIAVTPSSNQILDSSISSPLPKRSMVARGSVPDARQLMFMGGAAKQRHSDASFLPMGATDYARSADISECSTNTDEYATCTDTSKRTPVSTQSSQLEKTHAGSSFESASSLYSMREELLQHDEKERDKEKVLLSKAQLKSPIGSVAELTRKSPSHSISSTTSSGSCPVSGAAIKSPAKESQPQTVASSGTSQVKVSTAESVPPGTAPVSGTKPKPDSISEDERSEVRYSSSGYYESPHDEDDEEQVMRSKARRMRHEDERKRRKTSMKLDIEKENMRALTSPIKKPSGSSKVTSPEQQISGPLDNGSSPSKMKRFRPKIRRQLRKSSREDVLAAAAVRRSRATPTIFGLSSGSGDTELLLDASMSSGAQTGTTTSALAGSLAGTCSTTTVMTSASSTTSKFPTSESLTTEAVVIPLTVRKPHSCATPTSLLSPKLPTTTTSGTQSKSTSDTFQLKAKSIESLRSVSPGSDSVFYSEADGNAASGEQSHCHHCGKEMEGKQQSNTISELAGDSVESIPYIEQDIVKPPSDFADSPVTTKTTQRLYKKMDKRFRSEERYHGERGRHYKTRQENIRAKSEERGRVPSLPNTPVLRPAGSSPCVLPDINTEQNQHIIYKGHYDAGRYTRLTDDDLWTQLDHQCFDRSRERRASTESEKGFHAKYQVILHRLVQRRCTLEMYHRQKHNSFRVDKTVVVKSDSGEFGFRIHGSKPVVVAAIEPETPAESSGLEVGDIIISVNGVQVLDKHHTEVVKIAHDGCEKLELQVARTIGVLMHEQLEPPSQPIFSGYLWRQSGQAKGAPNSKKWVRRWFSLRPDNCLYYYKTEDDSQPVGAMIMAKHTVDLCPVDVGKPFAFKVDAGEGIPMYVAADSDELANRWLQLLRQAASQDNQWLDKSARCLYQSPTNIQRPDCFGYLLKLGSRWCGWSKRYCVLKDACLYFYQDANSKSAFGMACLHGYKVASMSANASGKKNSFEIIPPETKLRHYFFCTESEMDKKRWISALEYSIDRWIKSG, from the exons ATGGATACGGGGAGTACCCCGCCCCACCCGATCTCCTCAGCCGGAGCTGCATTAGTCTCAATCAAATGGAGCCCTATCTGCAGAGCAACTTCTGCCAAAGGCACatgttgcagcagcagcagcaacagcagcagcaacactccCACCTGCAGCAGTTGGCCTGTCACAATCTCGatttgcagcagcagcagcaccag GCACGTGGAGCCTACCAGCTGGGCCAGGGCAGCATCGGGGCCAAGATGGGCAAGCGACTGCAGCGGAGCCTGTCCTTCATCCAGCAGCACAGCAACTGCTGCGATGGCCAAATGTACTGCAGCTGGCACAGCACCTACGAACTGGGCTGTCACAAGAGCAACAA ACCACCTACTCCAGCCACATGGATCGCAGCTACGACTCCGAGGACGAGCACACTGGTCGCCGAAGACTTCGCCACACACTCTCCACCGAGCTGCAGCCTCGCACTTCAGTCTACTCACGCGGAGATATAAGGGAACAG ATCGCCAGCTGCACAGCATAGAGCAGCGTCCTAGGCGGGAACGAttttttggctgcctttcGCGACGTGGTCAAACGCAGTCGGGCGGTTTTTTGGGCGGCTGCGTGGGTCGCCGAGTGCCCTCCGATGAGAATCTGGCCGCCTACGCTCCTTTTGAAAAGTATCCACG CTACCAGAACAACTACACAGACACACACGAATTGGAAAGTTCCTATTTTCGCCGTCAGCCGGCTTCGATTTTGAGCACTGGTAAATCGGGTGAAGCGGACCTGGGAGGTCGTTACACCTGGAttggccagcagcaggtgcCACAGGTGACCAACAACAACGCCGACTACCCATCGGACCACAG GGCAACTTGTTGTACAGCACCACTTGAATCCTTTTACCAGGATGTTTTGCTACGGAATTATTATGTCGAGCTTTGCGCTCCACCAAATCCTACACCACCAACATCACACACCAATCAAATCGCTAATCTAAATGTTTG CTCGTATCACTGCCCCACATACGCCACGATGCCAACCACgtaccaccagcaccaccaccaacaGCAGGGCGGCAATGTGAG AACAAAGCACGTGAGCTTCGCCAGGTCACACACCCTCACCAGCTTCGATAATGTGAATGCCGGATTTCGATCTTCCGGGCGATTGAAAACCGCCCGAAGCCAGGAGCGATTAATTGGTGGCAAGAAGCCCATCATCGCCACGGGCTCCATGTACGAGACCCTGCAGCCGCCTCTTCAAGGCCAGCAGGCGCAACAGAGCTCCACCCTGCCGAAAACCTGGCTGCCGCCTCCGGTTCAACTGCAGCCCTGCCAGCACCACCATGCCCCCATCCACCTGCACCAAAATATTCCAG ACAACATGGTTGGCCTGATCATACCACAGCCCCTGCCTCTGGCTCTGCCACTGCCCAGTCCCGAAGTTCTCATCGTGGAGAAGAAGTTCCGCAACGCCATGAAGACGCAGGCCACTCAAACGGATGCAGCTGCCCGGCGCCAGGGTCAAGTTGGGTACAACACCCAGGTATTGGCCCTAAGTCCGCGGCCTCCACATCGTATTAAGGTTGTCTCCCAGGGGGCTCAAACGAATGGCCTACAGAATGGCAAGAAACTGACGAAGAGCCTCTCTGAAATACCGAATGGCAAGGAGATGCCATCGCACCATTATCAGCAGGG ATCGATTTACCCCCACGAGATGATCTACCGCACGCAATCGCAGGACGTGACCCCCCTGCAGACCCTCTCGGATGCCCAGAACAACATCATGTACTACAAGCCGCCGCCCCCTCTGCTGGACGCCCACAGCTATGGCCTGGGAATGGAGCACCTGAGCAGGACTCGACCCTCGCCCTCCGAACAGAACGTGGAGTATGTGAATGTGAATGCCGCCGCGGTGGCCCTGAACGAAAGTTTCGACTACGAGAGCAACAGTTTGCCTCGACGAGCGTGTACCTCGCACACGGACTTCTACTCGAACAGTTTGCCCAGGAGACAGGATGTGTGCAAGCATGTCACGGAGTGCTCCGAACTGATGGCCGACAGTGTTCCCCTGGACTTCAGCCAATCGCATTTATTGCCGCCACCCAGCGAGTACTGCAAGAACGACGACGATGTGGAAGTGGAGGAGTActacgacgaggaggaggaccaTCCCCACGAAACGGAGAGCTACAGCTCAGAGGTCTGCATGGAGCAGGCGGCCCAGCATCGTCGAATGTCCATGCTGCCCCAGATGATAGACTCCCCTTTCCGTCGCGATGATTTGAGACGCCAGTCGATGCCGGTCTATGGTCAAACCGAGAAGCTCATCGACGGCTTCGGGCCGAGGAGCTCCTTTCGCAGGCGCGACAAGGTCAGCTGTTTCCCCGACGAGCCGCAGCCGGAACCTCGGGATGAGCAGGAGATCTTCATAGACTTCAAGCCACATGTATCACCCAAACCGAGTCCCAAGCTGCAGCTGAAGCACCGGAAGCAGCACAAGGCGGAAATCGCCATGAGGaagatgcagcagcagcgcatGGCACAGGCGGCAGCCTTGACCCTGCCCAAACTGAAGCCACAGCCAGTCGAAGTCGAGGTTAGAAAAGTTGAACTTGAGCCCAGCGATGAGGaagaggacgaggaggagcccTCCGAGGCCGAAGAGGAGCCCGACGAGGAGGAGATCGATGAGGATGAGCAGAAGCTGGAGACGGATCAccaggaggacgaggagccgCTGTACGAGAACATAACGCCCTGTGGCTGTCGGGTGGATCCACAGCCTGATCTGGACCAGGATATCCAGGACAAGCGCTCCCAGTTCCGCAAGCGCTCCGTGAGCTTGGATGACGACTACGAGGCCAAGACCTCGGGAACTCCCACTCCCGGCCTCCGACTTCCATCCACCCCAGCCAGTCCTTGCCGCGATGAGCTGCTGGCCAATGTCTCAACTTATCCCTCCTCAGACTCGCTGGCCAACGACAATACTCGCGATCATTCCGATGGCATCTGGAATGAGTCGCAGGTTACTGTCTTGACGGCTGAGCAGCGCGATATATCCGACGGATCTTACAGCTCCAATTTGCTGTTGACTCCCTCTTCCAAGAGGAAGaacctgctgctgcagcaccAGCAGAGAAGCTCGGTGGACACCGATGCCCTGGACTTCgaagaacaa AGCCCCACCTATGGCCTACAAACACTGCCGAAGATAATCAAGACCCCCACGCCAACCGCTTCGAGGCCCGCTTCCACCCAACCCATGATGCCTCCACCAGCTATCGCGGTGACCCCGTCTTCAAATCAGATTCTGGACTCATCTATAAGTTCGCCACTGCCCAAGAGGAGCATGGTGGCCAGGGGGTCGGTTCCGGATGCCCGACAACTCATGTTCATGGGTGGAGCCGCCAAACAAAG GCACTCGGACGCCTCGTTCCTGCCCATGGGCGCCACCGACTACGCCCGGAGTGCGGACATATCGGAGTGCAGCACGAATACAGATGAGTATGCCACCTGCACGGACACCTCGAAACGCACACCAG TTTCCACTCAGAGCTCGCAGTTGGAGAAGACCCATGCCGGCAGTTCCTTCGAAAGCGCCAGTTCCTTGTACTCCATGAGGGAGGAACTGCTGCAGCATGACGAGAAGGAGAGGGATAAGGAAAAGGTTCTGCTTTCCAAGGCCCAACTGAAGTCCCCCATTGGTTCGGTGGCTGAGCTGACCAGGAAGTCACCATCGCACTCCATAAGTAGCACCACCTCTTCGGGCAGTTGTCCTGTCTCGGGGGCAGCTATCAAATCGCCTGCCAAGGAAAGTCAGCCACAAACGGTCGCCAGTTCGGGGACGTCACAAGTGAAAGTGAGCACAGCTGAAAGTGTGCCTCCTGGAACTGCACCTGTAAGTGGAACCAAGCCAAAGCCCGATTCCATATCCGAGGATGAGCGCAGCGAGGTCAGATACTCCTCCTCCGGCTACTACGAGAGTCCCCACGACGAAGATGATGAAGAGCAGGTGATGCGAAGCAAGGCACGCCGCATGAGGCACGAAGACGAGAGGAAGAGGCGCAAGACTAGCATGAAACTGGACATTGAGAAGGAAAACATGCGGGCCCTAACGAGTCCCATTAAGAAGCCCTCGGGTTCCAGCAAAGTCACATCGCCAGAGCAACAGATTTCGGGACCTCTGGATAATGGCAGCAGTCCCAGCAAGATGAAGCGCTTCCGTCCCAAGATACGAAGGCAGTTGAGGAAGAGCTCACGGGAGGATGTCCtggcggcggcagcggtgCGAAGGAGtcgtgccacgcccactattTTTGGTCTAAGCAGCGGGAGTGGGGACACAGAGCTCCTGCTGGATGCCAGCATGTCAAGTGGCGCCCAAACAGGGACCACAACTAGCGCCCTAGCAGGGTCCCTAGCCGGGACATGCTCCACCACTACCGTTATGACGTCTGCTTCTTCCACCACGTCGAAGTTTCCAACATCGGAGTCACTTACCACGGAGGCAGTAGTTATTCCACTGACGGTGAGGAAACCCCACAGTTGCGCCACGCCCACATCCCTGCTCTCTCCCAAGCTGCCCACAACGACAACCAGCGGTACCCAGTCGAAATCCACATCGGACACCTTTCAACTCAAGGCCAAGTCCATTGAATCCCTGCGCTCCGTGTCGCCCGGCTCCGATTCGGTGTTCTACAGCGAGGCGGATGGAAACGCCGCCAGCGGAGAACAGAGTCACTGCCACCACTGCGGCAAGGAAATGGAGGGCAAGCAGCAGAGCAACACCATCAGCGAACTCGCCGGGGACTCGGTGGAATCGATACCCTACATCGAGCAGGACATTGTCAAGCCACCGTCCGACTTCGCCGACTCGCCGGTGACCACCAAGACCACGCAGCGGCTGTACAAGAAGATGGACAAGCGGTTCCGATCCGAGGAGCGATATCACGGGGAAAGGGGCAGGCACTACAAGACCAGGCAGGAGAACATCAGGGCCAAG AGCGAGGAGCGTGGTCGCGTTCCCAGCTTACCCAATACTCCCGTACTGCGACCTGCCGGCTCCAGTCCCTGTGTTTTGCCAGACATCAACACAGAACAAAACCAGCACATCATCTACAAAGGACATTACGACGCGGGTCGCTACACTCGACTTACCGATGATGACTTGTGGACTCAGCTGGACCATCAGTGTTTCG ATCGTTCCAGGGAACGTCGAGCTTCAACGGAGTCCGAGAAGGGCTTCCACGCCAAGTACCAAGTGATCCTGCACCGCCTCGTCCAGCGACGTTGTACCCTGGAAATGTATCATCGCCAGAAGCACAACAGCTTTC GCGTGGATAAGACCGTGGTGGTCAAGAGCGATTCCGGGGAGTTTGGCTTCCGCATACACGGTTCCAAGCCCGTGGTTGTGGCTGCCATCGAACCGGAGACTCCGGCGGAGAGTTCTGGCCTGGAGGTGGGCGACATCATAATCTCCGTGAATGGAGTCCAAGTGCTGGACAAACACCACACCGAGGTGGTTAAGATCGCACACGATGGCTGCGAGAAGCTGGAACTTCAGGTGGCCCGGACCATTGGGGTTCTGATGCACGAACAACTGGAGCCACCAAGTCAGCCCATTTTCAGTGGATATTTGTGGCGACAAAGTGGGCAGGCCAAGGGAGCCCCGAATTCAAAGAAATGGGTGCGACGCTGGTTCTCGCTGAGGCCCGATAATTGCCTGTACTACTACAAAACGGAAGAT GACTCCCAGCCTGTCGGCGCCATGATAATGGCCAAGCACACGGTGGACCTGTGTCCTGTGGACGTGGGCAAGCCTTTCGCCTTCAAAGTGGATGCCGGCGAAGGTATTCCCATGTACGTGGCCGCCGACTCCGATGAGTTGGCCAACAGGTGGCTCCAGCTGCTCAGACAAGCGGCCTCCCAGGACAACCAGTGGCTGGACAAGAG TGCGCGGTGCTTGTACCAGAGCCCCACCAACATTCAGAGGCCCGATTGCTTTGGCTACCTACTCAAATTGGGCTCAAGGTGGTGCGGATGGTCGAAACGCTATTGCGTTCTTAAGGATGCCTGCCTCTATTTTTACCAAGATGCAAATAGCAAGAGTGCATTCG GCATGGCCTGCTTGCACGGCTACAAAGTGGCCTCTATGTCCGCCAATGCATCCGGCAAGAAGAACTCTTTCGAGATAATACCACCAGAAACGAAATTGCGTCACTACTTTTTCTGCACCGAAAGCGAAATGGATAAGAAGCG CTGGATATCCGCACTGGAATACTCCATAGACCGCTGGATAAAGTCCGGGTAA